The following coding sequences lie in one Sesamum indicum cultivar Zhongzhi No. 13 linkage group LG9, S_indicum_v1.0, whole genome shotgun sequence genomic window:
- the LOC105171081 gene encoding IRK-interacting protein has product MADIYQEQGEIVGNGNDISREDIQAAIAKKAELRALHAALMQGSSPSSLRFPSASPVSRHSPHFSAQDYPVFTPSYDDEPLPGYHQILMENRNYGESWGERAFDGGNVDETVLSDYRTPNASSRKGLPPDFMNCEVHVCPADDQVSVAASCVNNSNVFGSSPGPDYFRRRRNSMGEIRSVSSCNKCRPAIISSEPDGLTKNGRKSNIVVPLTDSHSSLHSHPRNKGLNFSWLFPRLKKKNKNESSPVRFQAEEVPQMVKDSGTASVETLRKELMEANESRDAALNEVAEMRSSLEEFSQKLEYLETYCEELKKALKQAVQVKISLPAEKLENPPRRGKSIDGIAENSMPVSEEVMVEGFLQIVSEARLSVKQFCKTLLGQLDETDHTLAETLNLLLQPYKLSLNSKYSKAVLYHLEAIINQSLYQDFENCVFQKNGAQKLLDPQQDRQARFQSFVALRNLSWNEVLRKGTKFYSEEFSKYCDKKMSGIITTLGWTRPWSEQLLQAFFVAAKCIWLLHLLAFSFNQPLGILRVEENMLFESDYMEDIFADRQRSQGPSRVKIMVMPGFYVLDRVLKCKVLCRYKSVS; this is encoded by the exons ATGGCGGATATCTACCAAGAACAGGGTGAGATTGTTGGCAATGGGAATGATATTAGCAGGGAAGATATTCAAGCTGCCATTGCCAAGAAGGCGGAGCTCAGAGCTCTTCACGCTGCTCTAATGCAGGGCAGCAGCCCTTCCAGCCTGAGATTCCCATCTGCCTCCCCTGTTTCTCGCCATTCCCCCCACTTTTCTGCCCAAGATTACCCTGTTTTTACCCCA AGTTATGATGACGAGCCATTACCAGGGTACCACCAAATTCTGATGGAGAATCGGAACTACGGTGAAAGCTGGGGGGAGCGTGCCTTTGATGGAGGCAACGTTGATGAAACCGTCTTATCAGATTACAGAACGCCGAATGCATCTTCAAGAAAAGGGTTGCCACCTGATTTCATGAACTGTGAGGTCCATGTTTGCCCTGCAGATGATCAAGTTTCTGTTGCAGCTTCTTGTGTGAATAACAGTAATGTGTTTGGGTCATCACCCGGACCTGATTACTTCAGGCGTAGGAGAAATAGCATGGGGGAAATCAGATCAGTATCGTCTTGCAACAAATGCAGGCCTGCGATAATAAGCAGTGAGCCAGACGGCCTTACCAAGAACGGCAGGAAGTCTAACATTGTCGTCCCATTGACAGATTCACACTCTTCTCTTCACTCACATCCAAGAAACAAGGGGTTAAATTTTTCTTGGCTGTTTCCAAggctaaagaagaaaaacaagaatgaaaGTTCACCGGTCCGTTTTCAGGCTGAGGAAGTACCACAAATGGTTAAGGACTCAGGGACTGCATCAGTTGAAACGTTGAGGAAAGAGCTAATGGAAGCAAATGAGAGTAGAGATGCAGCCTTGAATGAAGTTGCGGAAATGAGGTCATCGTTGGAGGAGTTCAGTCAGAAACTGGAGTATTTGGAGACTTACTGCGAAGAACTGAAGAAGGCCTTAAAACAAGCCGTGCAGGTAAAGATTTCTCTGCCTGCTGAAAAGCTGGAAAATCCtccaagaagaggaaaatCAATTGATGGGATTGCAGAAAACTCAATGCCTGTGAGTGAGGAAGTAATGGTTGAGGGCTTCTTGCAAATCGTATCAGAAGCAAGATTATCAGTGAAGCAATTCTGCAAGACTCTACTCGGGCAACTTGATGAAACTGACCATACTCTAGCCGAAACCTTGAACCTGCTGCTTCAACCATACAAGCTGTCCCTAAACTCAAAATATTCCAAAGCAGTTCTATACCATTTGGAGGCCATCATAAACCAGTCACTCTATCAGGACTTTGAGAACTGTGTGTTCCAGAAAAACGGCGCCCAAAAGCTCCTGGACCCTCAACAAGACCGCCAAGCTCGTTTCCAGTCATTTGTCGCGTTGAGAAATCTAAGTTGGAACGAAGTATTGAGAAAAGGGACTAAGTTTTACAGTGAAGAATTTAGCAAGTACtgtgataaaaaaatgagtGGAATCATCACAACTTTAGGGTGGACTAGGCCATGGTCTGAGCAGCTCCTCCAGGCCTTTTTTGTGGCTGCAAAGTGCATATGGTTGCTGCATTTGCTCGCATTCTCGTTCAATCAGCCTTTGGGAATTCTGAGAGTCGAGGAGAACATGCTCTTTGAATCCGACTACATGGAGGATATTTTCGCTGACAGGCAAAGATCGCAGGGCCCGAGCCGAGTCAAGATCATGGTAATGCCAGGTTTTTATGTGCTAGATAGAGTACTCAAGTGTAAGGTTCTCTGCAGATATAAATCTGTATCCTAA
- the LOC105171083 gene encoding lysine-specific demethylase JMJ30-like, producing MSTASSSSSASSLETPVLDSQLSTLLQRITEEGGYAFVSMAALAASGDTRGAEAAKDMAWEQLHSGPWHSVVPIWRDAYAMACLHVAKHHYSSGELELALRALDMGLIMGGLALRDDLNLCVGKVTAALRGKEVCENGTEQPKVEWCKDFNLAEMLRLLPVRSLSCHTVGRKSGLSLEGFLQEHLLCGSPVIISDCMTHWPAKDRWNDINYLKKVAGLRTVPVKVGRNYLRAECNQELITFSEFLERIQFNGCSSRDMTFLAQHQLFDQIQELKQDIVTPDYCFAGGGEIRSLNAWFGPPGVVTPLHYDPHYNLLAQVVGKKYIRLYPASLSEELYPHSESMLSNFSQVDLDNIDEKEFPEALDLEFLDCILEEGEMLYIPPNWWHYVRSLTTSFSVSFWWSHTGNPLAP from the exons ATGTCCACCGCATCCTCCTCTTCATCCGCCTCCTCCCTGGAGACCCCTGTACTCGACTCCCAGCTCTCTACCCTTTTGCAGCGGATAACGGAGGAAGGTGGCTACGCCTTCGTCTCCATGGCCGCTCTAGCGGCGTCGGGAGACACTCGAGGGGCGGAGGCCGCAAAGGATATGGCGTGGGAGCAGCTCCACTCCGGTCCCTGGCACTCGGTGGTGCCCATCTGGCGCGACGCTTATGCAATGGCGTGCCTCCACGTGGCCAAACACCATTACTCCTCCGGTGAATTGGAGCTCGCTCTCAGAGCGCTTGACATGGGACTCATCATGGGCGGATTGGCTCTCAGAGATGATCTGAATTTGTGTGTTGGAAAAGTCACCGCTGCTTTGAGAGGAAAGGAGGTCTGTGAAAATGGCACTGAGCAGCCGAAGGTTGAGTGGTGTAAAGATTTCAACTTGGCGGAG ATGCTAAGGTTGTTACCTGTGAGGTCACTTTCTTGTCATACAGTGGGGAGAAAGTCGGGTCTGTCACTGGAAGGATTCTTGCAGGAACATTTGCTTTGTGGTTCTCCAGTCATAATTAGTGATTGCATGACTCATTGGCCAGCCAAGGATAGGTGGAATGACATTAATTACCTGAAAAAGGTTGCAGGTTTACGCACAGTTCCGGTTAAG GTCGGGAGAAACTATTTGCGAGCAGAGTGTAACCAAGAGTTGATCACATTTTCTGAGTTTCTTGAGAGAATTCAATTCAATGGCTGCTCCTCGAGAGACATGACTTTTTTAGCTCAGCACCAACTGTTTGATCAG ATACAAGAACTAAAGCAGGATATTGTTACACCTGACTACTGTTTTGCTGGTGGCGGAGAGATCAGATCGCTTAATGCTTGGTTTGGTCCACCTGGGGTAGTAACGCCATTGCATTACGATCCACACTATAACCTACTTGCTCAG GTTGTGGGCAAAAAGTATATACGACTCTATCCTGCTTCATTGTCAGAAGAGCTATATCCTCACTCAGAATCCATGCTCAGCAATTTCAGTCAG GTTGACCTAGATAACATAGATGAGAAAGAGTTTCCTGAAGCGTTGGATCTGGAATTCCTGGACTGCATACTTGAGGAAGGAGAAATGCTGTACATCCCTCCAAATTGGTGGCACTATGTAAGGTCTCTCACCACTAGTTTTTCAGTTAGCTTTTGGTGGAGCCATACAGGAAATCCTCTGGCCCCCTAA
- the LOC105171082 gene encoding UDP-glycosyltransferase 92A1 — protein sequence MFLNHLSTVLSSCIRSSLNYITPTSNHYPLPPLHLLFFLSTSMENPRQYIVLFPFMSQGHFIPFLALAQLLEQKGFSIVFVSTPLNVKNLQKSLSPTSVKFAEISYNAADHGFPPNAENTDSLPNDLIIPFINATPSLKLPFRTLLSDLISSGQKPLCVVSDFLFGWAADAAHEFGIFHLIFSVTGGFGMACYCSMWLNSPHRNSQSVEFLLPDFPEAGNIHITQVTPAMLVAMEKDPLTNFQRKNVLSWANSDGLLLNTVEELDKLGVLYFQRKLGIPVWAIGPLLLSEKDRSRTGRLSTISTEDCIQWLDQKEPNSVIYISFGSQNTIPASQMMKLAKALESSGRNFIWVVRPPFGFDINAEFQAEEWLPEGFLQRIHEQDRGLIISKWAPQVEILAHKSVAAFISHCGWNSVLETMKYGVPVIAWSIAADQHYNAKFLVEKAGICVEVARGISFEVMSEDIVDKIEFMMGEGEGMRRKACEIKETIKDAMRDEESYRGSSVKNVEEFIAAAYTK from the coding sequence atgtttttaaatCACCTGTCAACTGTATTATCATCATGCATTCGCTCATCTCTGAATTATATTACTCCTACCTCCAATCATTACCCTCTTCCTCCCCTTCACCTGTTGTTCTTCCTCTCAACTAGCATGGAAAACCCACGCCAATACATAGTGCTATTCCCGTTCATGTCGCAAGGCCATTTCATTCCCTTTCTAGCCTTAGCCCAACTCTTAGAGCAAAAGGGCTTCTCCATTGTCTTTGTCAGCACACCTCTCAACGTCAAGAACCTTCAAAAGTCTCTTTCTCCAACCTCCGTCAAATTTGCCGAAATCTCCTACAACGCCGCCGACCACGGCTTCCCTCCCAACGCCGAGAACACCGATTCACTTCCCAATGACCTCATTATCCCCTTCATCAATGCCACTCCTTCTCTTAAACTCCCCTTCCGAACTCTACTCTCCGATCTTATCAGCAGCGGCCAAAAGCCACTATGTGTGGTGTCTGACTTCTTGTTCGGATGGGCTGCTGATGCAGCCCACGAGTTCGGgatatttcatttgattttcagTGTTACGGGTGGATTTGGGATGGCTTGTTACTGTTCCATGTGGCTGAATTCACCCCACAGGAACAGTCAGAGTGTTGAGTTTCTGCTGCCTGATTTTCCCGAAGCCGGAAACATTCATATTACCCAAGTGACCCCTGCTATGCTGGTGGCGATGGAGAAAGATCCCTTGACGAATTTCCAGCGGAAAAATGTCCTCTCATGGGCGAATTCAGATGGTCTTCTCCTCAATACTGTTGAAGAGCTGGACAAACTTGGTGTACTGTATTTTCAGCGTAAATTAGGGATTCCGGTTTGGGCAATCGGGCCTCTGTTATTATCAGAAAAGGACAGATCAAGAACCGGTAGATTATCAACAATCAGTACCGAAGATTGCATCCAATGGTTGGACCAAAAAGAGCCAAATTCCGTGATATACATATCTTTTGGCTCACAGAATACAATCCCTGCATCGCAAATGATGAAGCTGGCGAAGGCCCTGGAATCCAGCGGCAGAAATTTCATATGGGTTGTCAGGCCGCCATTTGGATTCGACATAAATGCAGAGTTCCAAGCGGAAGAATGGCTGCCGGAAGGATTTTTGCAGCGGATTCATGAACAAGACAGAGGGTTAATTATCAGCAAATGGGCACCCCAGGTGGAGATTTTGGCTCACAAATCTGTGGCTGCATTTATTAGCCACTGTGGATGGAATTCAGTGCTCGAGACAATGAAGTACGGGGTGCCAGTGATTGCTTGGTCTATAGCAGCTGACCAGCATTACAATGCAAAGTTCTTGGTGGAGAAGGCCGGAATTTGTGTGGAAGTGGCCAGAGGGATTAGCTTTGAAGTCATGTCAGAGGATATTGTAGATAAGATAGAATTTATGATGGGCGAAGGAGAAGGGATGAGAAGAAAAGCGTGTGAGATCAAAGAAACAATCAAAGACGCCATGAGAGATGAGGAGAGTTACAGGGGCTCTTCTGTGAAAAATGTGGAAGAGTTCATTGCTGCTGCTTACACCAAATAA